The genomic DNA TGGGGGCGATTTTTTTCGCGGGGAGTTTGATTTTATGGACATCAAAGGTCTTTTGACGATATTGGCGTCCATACGCGCATTTATAGTCATCTCTGTTAATTATGGTAGCAATAAACATTCCATTAAAAACATTTAGTTTAGAAGCCTTAAGAACTAGTATGTTGTCGTCACAACAGAAATCAAATCCTCTATAACAACTAAAGCCAAACATATCTATTGTTATAGCATTTTGATAAACTTTCATATCACTATTAGAAATATAATCAGCGATACCTTCGTTTTCAGATCCGGCGGTAATTAAAGGAATATCTCCTTTTTCTCGATCAGGTTTTGTAAGGCGTGTACCGCGCTCTTTTGAAAATTTTTTTGACAATTCAAACCATTTCCATCCATCTGTGCTTAATTTCATTTTTTTTGACAAAAGGGGCTTGTTTGTAAATTGAAACAATACATCTGGTCGACTACAAGCTACAAGAAATGCCGCATAATCTCTCATTTTC from uncultured Fibrobacter sp. includes the following:
- a CDS encoding restriction endonuclease subunit S, encoding YKNLKEVPGLSVRHEVQAEDEWCAEAYMETDYGTLCDDDFIRKMRDYAAFLVACSRPDVLFQFTNKPLLSKKMKLSTDGWKWFELSKKFSKERGTRLTKPDREKGDIPLITAGSENEGIADYISNSDMKVYQNAITIDMFGFSCYRGFDFCCDDNILVLKASKLNVFNGMFIATIINRDDYKCAYGRQYRQKTFDVHKIKLPAKKIAPNKYEPDWQFMEDYIKSLPYSSCL